The Nodosilinea sp. PGN35 DNA window CGGGCAGAAACTCCACCAGGGCGTCGAGCAGTTCCCCGGTGCCGTTGCCGTGGATGCCGGAGACGGCGAAGGGTTCGCCCAGGCCCAGCTCCCAAAACTGGGCCGCCTGCACCAGACCGTTGTCGAGCGATTCGCACTTGTTCACCGCCAGCACCACCGGGACGGACTGCTGCCGCAGCCAGCTGGCAATTTCGCGGTCTGACTCGGTGGGGCCAACCATGCCATCCACTACCAGCACGGCGGCGCTGGCCTCGCTCAGGGCCAGCTGGGCCTGTTCGCGGATGTAGGGCAAAAACTCGGTGTCGTCGTCGAAGACCAGGCCGCCGGTATCGACCACCAGGTAGTCGCGATCGCGCCAAAAGGCGGGCTGGTAGGTGCGATCGCGCGTCACCCCCGGCTGGTCGTAGACAATGGCATCCTGCGCCCCGGCCAAACGGTTCACCAGGGTCGATTTGCCCACATTGGGGCGTCCGATAACTGCAACAATGGGCAGGGGCATGGTTCGATTCTTTTGCGAAAGGGTGAAAGTCAGGGTTCAAAGTACTGGCGACCCTAGGAACTTAAACCCTTTGAACTCGACAAATACTCAATTCTCCCATTGTAGCGATCGGAGAACGGTCTGGGAAACTGGGGTGAGGAAACACCAACCTGTGAGGCCGCATAGGGACCGATCGGAACCATAACGCCGCCAATAGAGCAATCAGATTAGGGCAATTGGCTGGTGCGATATGATCAGGCATGTCTAACCTGCTCGTGCTATGACCCCCGCTGCATTGGTCACAAAGCCCATCAGCCAGCTACAGCTGGCTCCCGGCAGCCTGCTAACGATTCCAAACGTGAGCTGGGATGAGTTTGAGGCAATCCTTCAAGAGCTGGGTAACCACCGGGCGGTGCGGGCCACCTACTTCGAGCAAACCTTAGAACTCATGGTTCCGCTGCCCGAGCACGAAAAGCCTAAAGAAATCATTGGCGACATTGTTAAAACCCTGCTAAAAGCCTCTGGTCGCCGCTACGAACCCTTTGGCTCGACCACGTTTCGTGAGGCTGGAGTCGCTGGGGTGGAGCCCGATGCTTGCTTTTACATTGCCAACTATCAGCCGATGATTGGTCGTCGCCGTTTAGAACCGGGCGATCCGCCGCCCGATCTAGCGATTGAAACCGATGTGACGTCAAAGACAACGCTGGATGCCTACCTGGCCATTGGCGTGCCCGAACTGTGGATTTTTGCCAACGGCAAATTGAACATCTACGTCTTGCAACCAGGTGGTTACATCACCGTTGACGAAAGCCCCACGTTTCCCGGTCTGCCCCTGGCGGAATGGATTGCGACTACGGTGACGCGATCGTGGCAGGTAGGGACATCCCAAGCGCTGGAGGAGCTGGAAGCGCGGATTTAGGTCACTGTGCGGCGGTGGCGGCGGTAGAGAACAAAAGCTGAGAGTGCGATCGCCCCCGCCGACAGAATGTGCACCACGTTAAACGGTGTACCCGGGAAAAACCACGAATCCGTGCGCAAAAACTCAATAAAGAATCGCCCTAGCGGATACCAGATCAAGTAGCCCAGGGCCAAATCGCCCGGCTTGAGCTGCTTTTCAAACCGGCGCGAGATCCAAAACAGCACCGCAAACCCCGCAAAATTCCACAGCGACTCGTAGAGAAACAGCGGATGGAACCGGGTGGCGTCGGGGTACTGGGCCAGGTCGTTGTAGGGAGGGATGCGGTGCTGGGGGTCAATGCGCAGGCCCCAGGGCAGAGTAGTGGGCGGGCCGTAGAGTTCCTGGTTGATGAAGTTGCCCCAGCGGCCAATGGCCTGGGCCAGGGGTAGGCCGAGGGCAATGCCGTCGAGGTAGGGCAGAGGGTTGAGGCGGCGCAGGCGGGCAAAGAGGAAAAGCGCGATTGCTCCAAAGATAAACCCACCAAAAATGTGGATACCGCCGCCCCAGATCTGCAAAATCTGGCCCGGATTTTGCAGGTAGTAGCCCAGCCCCTCTGGCCCACGGGGGGATTGAATGAATACGTAGTACAGCCGCGCCCCAATGAACCCTGGAATCAATATCCAGAACAGCATGTCCCAGAGGTTGTCGGGGTCTTCGCCCTGGCGGGCCACGTAGCGCCCGGCCACCGTCGCCGCCGTGAGAATGGCCGCCAGCATTAGCAGCCCATACCAGCGCAGGGCAAAGGGGCCAAGCTCAAAGATGATCGGGGAGACAGGAGGATACATGGGCTGGAATGGGCTCGAAGGGCAGGCAGGGGAATATTAGGATTGCCTATTCTGGCAAAAATGCTCGGTCTAGGGTTTCTTCGGGAGTGAATGGGCTGGTCTCCGGGAAAAACTCCAGATCTAGTCCCGTTTCGGTAGCCGCTAAATCCCTAGCCTCGGCGTAGCATTCAGCAAAATTTTCCAGCAAGTATGCCTTCAGACTGGGGCTGGTCTGGAGGGCCGACTGGAGCCGACGGCGATGCTCTTTTAGGGTAAATCGCCAGCTGTTAGAGCGTTTTTCAGGCTGGTAGGCATACTTCAGGAGATGCATCAGCACCACAATTAGGTTACTGATTACAGCCCGTTTTTCACTGCGCCCCATATCACCCAGTTCTTCTAATAAGTTGGGCAGATCTAGTTCTGTAAACCGCTGCTCTGCCAACTGCTGGTAGGTCATCTCTAGCCAGAGCGCATAGTCTCGGTCATACAGGTCGCTAAGCTTCGACGGTTTCTGCTTCAAACTCACGACGAGTACCCTCAAGGATATGCTTCAGCTTTTTTATGTGGGGGCACAGTACATATCCCCCACGCCCATAGCTTTTGCATCTGTCAACGATGAAAATATCAAGCTCCCACCGAGTCCATCATAGATGAATCGATTAATCCTCCAGGTAGCCCAGGTCTTCGAGGCGGCGGCGAACATCGGGGTCGTCGTAGTCGGCGGCGCGGGTGAGGGTTGCCTGGGCCAGGGATTGGTCAGAGCGATCGGCGAAGGCTTGCAGGCAGTCTTGCAGCACCTCCACATTCTCCGGCAGGATGGCGCTGAGGTCGAGGGCTTCGGTGGGGTCTTCCAGCACGTCGTAGAGTTCGGCCACGGAGCCCTCAGTTTCGATCAGCTTGTGCTGGCCCATCCAGACGGCGCGACGAATGCGATCGCACCCCATTTCCTTCACCAGCTCCGGCTGGCGCTTCTGCATCAGGTTGACCACGTTCTGGGGCGGAATCGCCTCGGCAAAGACGTAGTCCCGCTGGGGCGCATCCTGGCTGTGGGCCAGATCTAGGGCTAGCTCCCTCTCGTTGGGGATGCCTGCGGCGGCCAGCACCGTGTGAAACAGGCGGCGGGTAGAGACAACGGCATCCACCACTGAACCCTGCTCTAGCCGATTTTGCGGGTCGCGGATGATCAGCGGTACCCGCACCAGCTCGTTGTAGATCGAGAGGCTGTGGCCCATGTACTGCTTTTCGCCCAGGTGCTCGCCGTGGTCGGCGCAGATGATCACCAGGGTGTTGTCGAACTGGCCAGAGGTTTGGAGCCGCTTAAAGAATTCCCCCAGCAGTGCATCCTGGTGGGCAACCTCGGCGTCGTACATGCCGTCGAGGGTTTGCTTTTGCTGGTCGTCTAATGCGCCAGTCAGCGGGGCTAGCCAGCCGTAGACATCGCCGTTGAACCGCTGCAAAAAAGTCTGGGCCTCGCGATCGGCCAGCACGTGGGGGGCAAACTGCTCAATGTAGCGGCGGGGCGGGTGGTAGGGCATGTGGGTGCCCATTAAATTCACGAAGGTGAAGATGGGCTGGTCGGCCCTGGTGCCGGTGCGGTTGATCAGCAGGTTGGCGGTGTCTTCTAGGGATTTCTGGGTGTTGCCCTTAAAGCTCAGGGCCGTCTGCCACAGGGGCACCATCAGCGGCGTAAAGCTGAGCGCTAAAAGCGCATCCGATCGCGCAAAAGCGTCCTGAATCCGGTTCAGCAGCGCCGCCACGTTGCCCTTGAACCACTGGCGATAGCGGCTGACGAGGCCGGGACGGCTACCCGCCTGGTTGGGCTTAGAGGTGAGCAGCCCGCTGTAGTTGAGAAAGCTGGTGAACCCCCGCCGCAGCCCGTTGTTGATGACGCCGACCAGCGGGTTGTTGCAGAACCCGGCGGTGTAGTAGCCGCTGGCTTCGAGGCGCTCGGCGAGAGTCGGTAAATCCTGGGGCAGCACCGAGTACGACTGCACCATGGTGTGCTCGGAGGGGTACAGCCCCGTGAACATGGAGGCGTGGGAGGGCACCGTCCACTGGGCGGCAGAAACCGCTTGGGTGAAGCGGGTGGCCTGGGCTGCGATCGCATCTAGATGCGGCGAGGTCGGCTGGTCGTAGCCGTAGCAGGAGAGGCGATCGGCCCGCTGGGTGTCGAGCACAAGGAAGAGAATATCGGGGCGTGCAGCCATGGGGTTTAGCCAACGAGTCAACGGTTGCCAAGTCCCATCGTAAACAGAAGCGTTCTCAATTGTCTTAGCCAGGAGTTAGAGATTCTATCTGTGGAGAGACTTTTCCCATTAGCCCAGCTGAGCCAGGGTATGGGGGCGAGCGCCACAATCGCGCTCAGCTCGGCAACACCAGCTTCACCAAAAAGGCCGCCGCGTTGATAATTAGGGCCACCGTAGCTGAGATCAGTAGCGCAAAGGCGAGCTGTACCACCCAGTGCATACCATTTTCGTAGTTGTCCAGGCGATCGTTAAAGCGGCCAATATCATCCGTCAACTTGTCGATTGCTGCGGCATTTCTATCAATGGCTGCGGCACTTTTTTCGACTAGCGCTTCAATGCAATCGAGACGGTCATTGCTGGTGGCCATAGCACAGCAGAGAGCTTTCCCCATTATCACCCAGACGTAGGGTGGGCTATGCCCACCGTTAACCCTGGCTACAGTCCCCTAGATCTGTGGACGGTTGGCTGTGGCCGTGGTCTAGGAGCTACCTACTAACCGCAGAGTCGATGGTGGGCATAGCCCACCCTACGCTAGGACTGTTTAGGCGGCCAGGATTTGGTCATCGAGGGTAAAATCAACGTCGGCGCTGTCTGCACCAGAGGCCAGGTAGTCGTTCTGGAACGAGTCCTTGAGTCCGGTAACCAGGTCGTAGGTAGGTGCCCAGCCCAGCTCGGCCTGGGCTTTGTCGATCGCCGTAAAGAAGTGCTGCACCCGCATGGGGAAAGCCTTCGCCTTGCCGAAGTCAAAGGCTTTGGGGTCGTAGTGAACAAGCTTGAGGTGGTTGGGATCTTTCCCCGCCGCTGTGGCGCAGGCGCGGGCCAGCCCGTCGAAGGTGACCGCCTTTTCGCCGGAAATATTGTAGATCTGGCCG harbors:
- a CDS encoding DUF29 domain-containing protein, with amino-acid sequence MSLKQKPSKLSDLYDRDYALWLEMTYQQLAEQRFTELDLPNLLEELGDMGRSEKRAVISNLIVVLMHLLKYAYQPEKRSNSWRFTLKEHRRRLQSALQTSPSLKAYLLENFAECYAEARDLAATETGLDLEFFPETSPFTPEETLDRAFLPE
- a CDS encoding Uma2 family endonuclease, producing the protein MTPAALVTKPISQLQLAPGSLLTIPNVSWDEFEAILQELGNHRAVRATYFEQTLELMVPLPEHEKPKEIIGDIVKTLLKASGRRYEPFGSTTFREAGVAGVEPDACFYIANYQPMIGRRRLEPGDPPPDLAIETDVTSKTTLDAYLAIGVPELWIFANGKLNIYVLQPGGYITVDESPTFPGLPLAEWIATTVTRSWQVGTSQALEELEARI
- the lgt gene encoding prolipoprotein diacylglyceryl transferase, producing MYPPVSPIIFELGPFALRWYGLLMLAAILTAATVAGRYVARQGEDPDNLWDMLFWILIPGFIGARLYYVFIQSPRGPEGLGYYLQNPGQILQIWGGGIHIFGGFIFGAIALFLFARLRRLNPLPYLDGIALGLPLAQAIGRWGNFINQELYGPPTTLPWGLRIDPQHRIPPYNDLAQYPDATRFHPLFLYESLWNFAGFAVLFWISRRFEKQLKPGDLALGYLIWYPLGRFFIEFLRTDSWFFPGTPFNVVHILSAGAIALSAFVLYRRHRRTVT
- a CDS encoding sulfatase, which translates into the protein MAARPDILFLVLDTQRADRLSCYGYDQPTSPHLDAIAAQATRFTQAVSAAQWTVPSHASMFTGLYPSEHTMVQSYSVLPQDLPTLAERLEASGYYTAGFCNNPLVGVINNGLRRGFTSFLNYSGLLTSKPNQAGSRPGLVSRYRQWFKGNVAALLNRIQDAFARSDALLALSFTPLMVPLWQTALSFKGNTQKSLEDTANLLINRTGTRADQPIFTFVNLMGTHMPYHPPRRYIEQFAPHVLADREAQTFLQRFNGDVYGWLAPLTGALDDQQKQTLDGMYDAEVAHQDALLGEFFKRLQTSGQFDNTLVIICADHGEHLGEKQYMGHSLSIYNELVRVPLIIRDPQNRLEQGSVVDAVVSTRRLFHTVLAAAGIPNERELALDLAHSQDAPQRDYVFAEAIPPQNVVNLMQKRQPELVKEMGCDRIRRAVWMGQHKLIETEGSVAELYDVLEDPTEALDLSAILPENVEVLQDCLQAFADRSDQSLAQATLTRAADYDDPDVRRRLEDLGYLED